One part of the Paraglaciecola sp. L3A3 genome encodes these proteins:
- a CDS encoding DMT family transporter, with the protein MKVAIAYLTVVLVWSTTPLGLAWSSESVQPSMAGFLRMTIALVLGSALLGVFRIKLPLHSSALKLYAFSSIGLFGGMFSSYLAAAYISTGMMSLAFGMSPIITGVLAYKLLDEPKLGLNKIIAIGLAFIGLAIVFADNVNMAHDAWKGMVLIALGVISFSYSAVLIKTVKIEIHPAATMVGSMLFAVPLYFVTWLLMDGTLPVDTWSRKSIITIIYLGVFGSLIGFVCYFYILQKLTTGSVALITMMTPVFAIILGSTLNNEVITLNVIIGACAIISGLALYQQDSQKHKRSLPAEV; encoded by the coding sequence ATGAAAGTCGCAATTGCCTACCTAACCGTTGTTTTGGTTTGGTCTACTACTCCGTTAGGACTAGCATGGAGCAGTGAGTCTGTGCAGCCTAGCATGGCGGGTTTTCTTAGAATGACGATTGCCTTAGTGTTAGGATCTGCGCTGTTGGGCGTATTTCGAATTAAGCTACCACTGCACTCATCTGCACTAAAACTTTATGCATTTTCTTCAATCGGCTTATTTGGCGGTATGTTTAGTTCATACTTAGCCGCAGCGTATATATCAACAGGCATGATGTCCTTAGCCTTTGGTATGTCACCGATTATCACAGGTGTATTAGCTTATAAACTGCTGGATGAACCCAAATTGGGGCTGAACAAAATAATAGCCATTGGCTTGGCGTTTATAGGTTTAGCTATTGTTTTCGCAGATAATGTCAACATGGCCCATGATGCTTGGAAAGGTATGGTATTAATCGCCTTAGGGGTTATTAGTTTCAGCTACAGTGCTGTATTGATCAAAACCGTAAAAATTGAGATCCATCCTGCAGCCACTATGGTGGGCTCAATGTTATTTGCCGTGCCGTTGTATTTCGTTACATGGTTGCTTATGGATGGTACCTTGCCAGTTGATACTTGGAGCCGTAAATCTATTATCACTATTATTTATTTGGGGGTATTTGGTTCACTCATTGGTTTTGTTTGTTATTTTTATATTTTACAGAAACTCACCACTGGCAGCGTGGCACTGATCACTATGATGACGCCGGTTTTTGCCATCATTTTAGGCAGCACCTTGAATAATGAAGTGATTACCTTGAATGTTATTATCGGTGCATGTGCAATTATTTCTGGTCTAGCCTTATATCAACAAGATAGCCAAAAACATAAAAGGTCTTTGCCAGCAGAAGTGTGA